ACGTGTGCGGGCCCTCGCTCGACGACTTCTACCACTACGCACGGCTGTGCCTGGTGAAGGACGAGTCGCTCTACGACCGTTTCGACCAGGCCTTCGGCGAGTACTTCAAGGGCGTCACCGCGCTGCCCGGCCTGGACGTCGATCTGCCCGAGGAATGGCTGCGCGCGATGGCGAAGAAGCACCTGTCGCCCGAGGAGCGTGCCCGCCTCGAGAAGCTCGGCTGGGACAAGCTGATGGACGAGTTCCGCAAGCGCCTGGAAGAGCAGAAGGGGCGCCACCAGGGCGGCAGCAAGTGGATCGGCACCGGCGGCAGCTCGCCCTTCGGCAACAGCGGCACCCATCCCGAAGGGATCCGCGTCGGCGGTGAATCGGCCGGCAACCGCAGCGCAGTCAAGGTGTGGGACAAGCGCGAGTTCCGCAACCTCGACGACTCGGTGGAGTTGGGCACGCGCAACATCAAGGTCGCGCTGCGCCGCCTGCGCCGCTTTGCACGCCAGGGCGCGGCCGAGGAGCTCGACCTCGACGGCACCATCGCCGCCACCGCGCGCAACGCCGGCTGGCTCGACCTGCTGATGCGCCCGGAGCGCCACAACGCGGTCAAGGTGCTGCTCTTCCTCGACGTCGGCGGCTCGATGGACGATCACATCAAGGTGTGCGAGGAGCTGTTCTCCGCCTGCCGGCTGGAGTTCAAGCATCTCGAGTACTTCTACTTCCACAACTGCGTGTATGAGGGCGTGTGGCGCGACAATCGGCGGCGCCACGCGGAACGCACGCCGCTGCTGGATGTGATCCACAAGTACGGTCCGGACTACAAGCTGATCTTCGTCGGCGACGCCACCATGAGCCCGTACGAGATCCTGCATCCGCACGGCTCGGTCGAGCACATGAACGCCGAGGCCGGCGCCGCCTGGCTGCGCCGGCTGCTCGATGCCTACCCGGCGGCGGCCTGGCTCAATCCCGAACCGGAACGGCTGTGGCCCTACCGCCAGTCGATCGGCATCATCGGCCAGATCATGGGCGAGCGCATGTATCCGCTCACGCTCGAGGGCCTGGCCCGGGCCATGCAGGCGCTGTCGCGGCGGCACTGAGGCGGCTCAGGGGAAGCGGGCCCCCGGGTGGCCCGCGCGCGGCGCAAAAAAAAGAGCGGCCCGTCGGCCGCTCAAGCTGCTGTCCACACAAGCGTCAAGACACTGTGTCAAACACATTCGACCCGGCCCGCCCCAGGGGCCGGCCGCGTGTCATTCAGTGAAAGGCAAGGGCTGCATGCCGAAGCCTTCATCGAGATGCTTGATCTGGCGGAGCAGCTTGTCGAGCTCGCTCTGCAGGCTCGCGAGCCCCTCTTCGTCCATCATGCGCAGCGCTTCGGGCAGCACGCCACGCGCCGGCGAAGGCGCCCGCGCGAGCAGCGCCGCGCCCTCCTCGGTGAGGTAGAGGCGCACCACGCGCTGGTCGGCGCTGGTCCGTTCCTTGCGCACCAGGCCCGCGCTTTCCAGGCGATCGACCATGTTGGACGTGGTCGACTGATGCAGGGCCATGCGGTTGGCAAGCTCGCCGACACGCAGGCCATTCGCTTCACGCAACTCCTGCAGGGCCCACAGCTGCGCACCGGTGACACCGCTCTGGCGCTCGATCCACTGCGAATGGCGCTGGGCCGTCCGGATCAGGATCCTGAACCGCTGCAGGACCGACAAAGGACTCACCGGAGCTGCCGGTTTCTTCACTTTCTGTTGCGTTTCCGCCATCTGAATCTCGCCGCGACTATATTTGCTCAAAGCATCATTGTCAAAAAAACATCACCCCCTGCCGTGGGTCGTATGGTAGCGGTATCGTTCACCTTGCGCATGTGCAACATGGCAAAAAAACGAATCGCGAACAGCCCGCCACCGGCACGGCGATTGCGCGATGCCGCACAGCAGCAGAGACCTCGATGAACAACGATCCCGCCCCGGAAAACACGACCCGGCCACCCGCGCGCCGGAACCTCTCCCGCCTGCTGCGCGGCGGCTGGCGCTACGCCCTACCCTGGCTGTCGTGGCCGCGCTGGCGGGTGCGCCTGCTGCTGGTCGGTGCCGCCCTGCTCGCCGGGCTGGTCGCGATCGCGTTCGCGATCGGCGCCGAGCTGGCGATCACCACCCACGCCGGGCTGATCCGCGAACGCCCGTGGCTGAGCCTGCTCATCGCCCCGCTCGGCTTCGCGGCGCTGGCCTGGGTTTCGCGGAAGATCTTTCCGGGCACCGAGGGCAGCGGCATCCCGCAGGCGATCGCCGCGTCGATGTCCGACGACGGTCGCGTGCGGCGGCAGCTGCTGTCCTTCCGCATCGCGATCGCCAAGGTCTTCCTGACCCTCGGGGGCTTGCTGGCGGGGGCCTCGATCGGCCGCGAGGGCCCCTCGGTGCAGATCGGCGCCTCGGTGATGCACCTGCTGGCCGGGCGCAAGCGCCGGCGCATCGCCTCCAGCCGCGACCTGATCGTGGCGGGTTCGGGTGCAGGCATCGCCGCGGCCTTCAACACCCCGCTCGGCGGCATCATGTTCGCGATCGAGGAGATGTGCCGCTACCGCGCCTTCCGCGCCAACAGCACGACGCTGACCGCGGTCATCTTCGCCGGCCTGATGTCGCTGGCGGTGCTGGGCAACTACACCTATTTCGGCCGCACCCCGGCGAGCGTCGGCTGGCCCGAGGGGATCTGGCCGGTACTGGCCTGCGGCGTGGCCGGCGGGCTGCTCGGCGGCGGCTTCGCGCGCCTGCTGATCGCCTCCGTGCGCGGGCTTCCCGGGCGCGTGGGCGTGTTCGCCATCAGCCGTCCGGTGCTGTTCGCCGGGCTGTGCGG
This genomic stretch from Thauera sp. GDN1 harbors:
- a CDS encoding VWA domain-containing protein, which encodes MLIDFFLHLKARKLPVSTREFLTVLEGLRDHVCGPSLDDFYHYARLCLVKDESLYDRFDQAFGEYFKGVTALPGLDVDLPEEWLRAMAKKHLSPEERARLEKLGWDKLMDEFRKRLEEQKGRHQGGSKWIGTGGSSPFGNSGTHPEGIRVGGESAGNRSAVKVWDKREFRNLDDSVELGTRNIKVALRRLRRFARQGAAEELDLDGTIAATARNAGWLDLLMRPERHNAVKVLLFLDVGGSMDDHIKVCEELFSACRLEFKHLEYFYFHNCVYEGVWRDNRRRHAERTPLLDVIHKYGPDYKLIFVGDATMSPYEILHPHGSVEHMNAEAGAAWLRRLLDAYPAAAWLNPEPERLWPYRQSIGIIGQIMGERMYPLTLEGLARAMQALSRRH
- a CDS encoding MarR family transcriptional regulator gives rise to the protein MAETQQKVKKPAAPVSPLSVLQRFRILIRTAQRHSQWIERQSGVTGAQLWALQELREANGLRVGELANRMALHQSTTSNMVDRLESAGLVRKERTSADQRVVRLYLTEEGAALLARAPSPARGVLPEALRMMDEEGLASLQSELDKLLRQIKHLDEGFGMQPLPFTE
- a CDS encoding chloride channel protein codes for the protein MNNDPAPENTTRPPARRNLSRLLRGGWRYALPWLSWPRWRVRLLLVGAALLAGLVAIAFAIGAELAITTHAGLIRERPWLSLLIAPLGFAALAWVSRKIFPGTEGSGIPQAIAASMSDDGRVRRQLLSFRIAIAKVFLTLGGLLAGASIGREGPSVQIGASVMHLLAGRKRRRIASSRDLIVAGSGAGIAAAFNTPLGGIMFAIEEMCRYRAFRANSTTLTAVIFAGLMSLAVLGNYTYFGRTPASVGWPEGIWPVLACGVAGGLLGGGFARLLIASVRGLPGRVGVFAISRPVLFAGLCGLATGIIGWASGGLTYGTGYAESKAALEGSAALPMAFMVLKMAVIWLAFVARIPGGIFAPALAVGAGLGSDIALLLPGEPDPAVLVLGMVAFLAAMTQTPITSFVIVMEMTANHQMLMPLMATAVVAHGVSRSVAPVPLYHALSHAWLRRAEGRLHHAGPAARQNTPPTPPALPAGTAQAGSGSADAGALDQRL